A single genomic interval of Alcaligenes sp. SDU_A2 harbors:
- a CDS encoding outer membrane lipoprotein LolB, whose amino-acid sequence MSCSLLRRWAGLGALALTGLLAACATPQKIDAPAQTEQAQRDTALSRAGRFALSVTHDNGQVEAVQGGFAWRDDGQRLMLDLTNPLGNTLARVWVVPGRAMLERTDGSQEAASHPDELVEKVLGSPVPVAGLRDWLHGRTGAAPVRAQKRDDQEHLSSFEQAGWRVGLSRYDERGPRLLQLNRHEASRSISVRLVVDQ is encoded by the coding sequence ATGTCTTGTTCTTTGTTGCGCCGCTGGGCCGGTCTGGGGGCTTTGGCCTTGACGGGGTTGCTGGCGGCTTGCGCTACTCCCCAGAAAATCGATGCGCCCGCGCAGACCGAGCAGGCCCAGCGCGATACTGCCTTGTCGCGGGCCGGCCGTTTTGCTTTGAGCGTAACGCACGACAACGGGCAGGTGGAGGCCGTGCAAGGCGGTTTTGCCTGGCGTGACGATGGGCAGCGCTTGATGCTGGACCTGACCAACCCTTTAGGTAATACCTTGGCCCGTGTCTGGGTGGTGCCGGGTCGGGCCATGCTGGAACGAACGGACGGCAGTCAGGAAGCGGCCAGCCACCCCGACGAATTAGTGGAAAAAGTACTGGGTAGCCCCGTGCCGGTGGCCGGTCTGCGCGATTGGCTGCATGGCCGCACGGGCGCGGCACCGGTACGTGCGCAAAAGCGTGACGATCAAGAGCACCTGAGCAGTTTTGAGCAAGCAGGCTGGCGCGTGGGTTTGTCGCGCTACGACGAGCGCGGGCCGCGCCTGTTGCAACTGAACCGCCACGAAGCCAGCCGCTCAATCAGCGTGCGTCTGGTTGTAGACCAGTAA
- a CDS encoding tetratricopeptide repeat protein yields MNALTLTLLLGLTSLLAAVSAQAQNSLPIIKAEPPADTIRLRSGQLPLVGLTSDILYRVLVGEVAASRGEYDVASQTFLGLARDTSDPRFAQSAFQYSMADRNLSRALRAAKEWVLLAPNDPEAKATALALEASSGQTEGLADALWLRISRAQDKDQAIVQAMSIVGKMVDRRLALEVLDKALKEPVRSTPLARLALADTAWNAEDPVRAEREAREALRLDPQSEAAAQRVLEYGIKINPSAALEAARRFVRENPDSRKLQLLLANRLVERQQFDEALALVTALQRAAPEDFDLLYTQAEIHIRAKHYDQARRLLEEYINVQQQRRQSLRDDASTALASISEARLSLVQIAEAQNDLNEAIRQLDLIEEPALRFQAQIHKAVLQARQGNLPLARRTLDTSRPRDRNDQVVVALTYSSIYQDSGRTDQALETLERADRELPDSAEIKYNLAMLYEQRAKTEQFETLMRRVIELRPDNANAYNALGYTYADQNRNLEEAQDLLERAMELEPDNPYILDSVGWYLFRIGDLQAALEYLQRSYEKLPEADVAAHLGEVLWAKGRRNDAMLVFRAGLAKDEHNRTLLETIKRLGVVLP; encoded by the coding sequence ATGAATGCTCTGACCTTAACACTATTGTTGGGCCTGACGTCGTTGCTTGCAGCGGTTTCGGCGCAAGCGCAGAATTCACTTCCTATTATCAAGGCGGAGCCGCCTGCCGATACGATTCGTCTGCGTAGCGGGCAGTTGCCGCTGGTCGGCCTGACATCCGATATTCTTTATCGGGTGCTGGTGGGCGAAGTGGCCGCATCGCGCGGCGAGTACGATGTAGCCAGCCAGACCTTCCTGGGCCTGGCGCGCGATACCAGCGATCCCCGTTTTGCCCAGAGTGCTTTCCAGTATTCCATGGCTGATCGCAATCTGTCGCGCGCCTTGCGCGCCGCCAAGGAATGGGTGCTGCTGGCCCCCAACGACCCCGAGGCCAAAGCCACCGCTCTGGCGCTGGAAGCCTCTAGCGGTCAAACCGAAGGCTTGGCTGATGCCTTGTGGCTGCGCATATCCCGGGCGCAAGACAAAGACCAGGCCATCGTCCAGGCCATGAGCATCGTGGGCAAAATGGTTGATAGGCGACTGGCGCTGGAGGTGCTGGACAAGGCCTTGAAGGAACCCGTGCGTTCCACGCCCCTGGCGCGCCTTGCCCTGGCCGATACGGCCTGGAATGCCGAAGACCCTGTGCGCGCCGAGCGCGAAGCCCGCGAAGCCTTACGTCTGGACCCGCAATCGGAAGCCGCAGCCCAGCGCGTGCTGGAGTACGGCATCAAGATCAATCCCTCGGCTGCCCTGGAGGCGGCCCGTCGCTTTGTGCGCGAAAACCCCGACAGCCGCAAGCTGCAACTATTGCTGGCTAACAGGTTGGTCGAGCGACAGCAGTTCGATGAAGCGCTGGCGCTGGTCACTGCCTTGCAACGTGCCGCACCCGAAGACTTCGACCTGTTGTATACGCAGGCCGAAATCCATATTCGCGCCAAGCACTACGATCAGGCGCGTCGCCTGCTCGAAGAATATATCAATGTTCAGCAGCAACGCCGCCAGTCCTTGCGCGACGATGCCAGCACGGCCTTGGCCAGTATTTCCGAGGCCCGTCTGTCGCTGGTGCAGATTGCCGAAGCGCAGAATGATCTGAACGAAGCCATTCGCCAATTGGATCTGATCGAGGAGCCGGCGTTGCGGTTTCAGGCCCAGATCCATAAAGCGGTGCTGCAGGCCCGTCAGGGTAATCTGCCCTTGGCCCGCCGCACGCTGGATACATCGCGCCCTCGCGACCGCAACGATCAGGTGGTGGTGGCCTTGACCTACTCCTCCATTTATCAGGATAGTGGTCGCACCGATCAGGCCCTGGAAACCCTGGAGCGCGCCGATCGGGAATTGCCTGACAGTGCCGAGATCAAATACAACCTGGCCATGCTGTACGAGCAGCGCGCCAAGACCGAGCAGTTCGAGACGCTGATGCGGCGCGTGATCGAACTGCGCCCCGACAATGCCAATGCCTACAACGCGCTGGGCTATACCTACGCCGATCAGAATCGCAACCTGGAAGAGGCCCAGGATCTGCTGGAGCGCGCCATGGAGCTGGAGCCGGACAATCCTTACATATTGGATAGTGTGGGTTGGTACTTGTTCCGTATTGGCGACTTGCAGGCGGCGCTGGAGTATTTGCAGCGTTCCTACGAAAAACTGCCGGAAGCAGACGTAGCCGCCCATCTGGGCGAGGTGCTTTGGGCCAAAGGACGTCGCAATGACGCCATGCTGGTGTTTCGTGCCGGCCTGGCCAAAGATGAGCATAACCGTACCCTTCTGGAAACCATCAAACGCCTCGGAGTCGTTTTGCCGTGA
- the mutM gene encoding bifunctional DNA-formamidopyrimidine glycosylase/DNA-(apurinic or apyrimidinic site) lyase, translating to MPELPEVETTRRGIATVINGKIVRQFLIHEPRLRWPVPGQLPLWIQGQIVLGCERRGKYLLLHFEQGTQIIHLGMSGSLRRVALDEPRRKHDHAEWLFDDARFLLHDPRRFGAILWHAPSSGPLENHPLIRTLGIEPFDPLFTPLYLHRHLQGRRIAIKQALLGGKIVVGVGNIYASESLFLAGIHPEMPAGDLSLHRCEKLHAAILSTLQAALDSGGSTLRDYVNASGAPGAYFDIHANVYERAGRPCPRCGQAIKRIVQGQRATYYCSRCQRR from the coding sequence ATGCCTGAACTGCCAGAAGTTGAAACAACTCGTCGCGGAATTGCGACGGTCATCAACGGAAAAATAGTCCGACAATTCCTGATCCACGAGCCCCGCCTGCGCTGGCCTGTTCCCGGCCAGTTGCCGCTCTGGATACAAGGCCAGATCGTGCTGGGCTGCGAGCGCCGTGGGAAATACCTGTTGTTGCATTTCGAGCAAGGCACCCAAATCATCCACCTGGGCATGTCCGGGTCCTTGCGTCGCGTGGCCCTGGACGAGCCCCGCCGCAAGCACGACCATGCGGAATGGCTATTTGATGATGCACGCTTTCTGCTGCACGACCCACGCCGCTTTGGTGCCATATTATGGCACGCCCCCAGCAGCGGCCCACTGGAAAACCATCCGCTGATTCGCACTTTAGGGATAGAGCCGTTCGATCCCTTGTTCACTCCTTTGTATCTGCATCGCCATCTGCAAGGACGGCGCATCGCCATCAAGCAGGCGTTGCTGGGCGGAAAAATCGTGGTGGGCGTGGGCAATATTTATGCATCCGAATCTCTTTTTCTGGCCGGCATCCACCCCGAAATGCCAGCCGGTGACCTATCCCTGCATCGCTGCGAAAAGCTGCATGCCGCCATCCTGAGCACCTTACAGGCTGCACTGGACTCGGGTGGCAGCACGCTGCGCGATTATGTAAACGCCAGCGGTGCCCCTGGTGCCTACTTCGATATCCATGCCAATGTCTACGAACGCGCGGGCCGCCCTTGCCCGCGTTGCGGGCAGGCCATCAAGCGTATCGTCCAAGGCCAACGCGCAACATATTACTGTTCGCGCTGCCAACGCCGCTAA
- a CDS encoding MBL fold metallo-hydrolase codes for MSKSFASHNDLEDKVVSFEKLSDNAYAYTAEGDPNTGIIIGDEAIMVIDTQATPVMAEDVIRRIREVSDKPIRYILLSHYHAVRVLGASAYNAQEILASRDTYDLIVERGEQDKASEIGRFPRLFRNVESIPPGLTWPTMTFQGHMTVDLGNLEVHLMQVGRGHTKGDTIAWLPEQRILFAGDLVEYQSTPYAGDCYYREWPRTLDRLAEFKAEKMVPGRGPALKNATEVRQALAGTRAFLTDLYSCVYQGVTAGKDLKTIYRETYDFMKPRYADWVIFDHCMPFDVARAYDEVNGYDDPQIWTAERDLEMWKQLEGQ; via the coding sequence ATGAGCAAGTCCTTTGCCTCGCACAACGACCTGGAAGACAAAGTCGTTTCTTTCGAAAAACTGTCCGACAATGCCTACGCCTACACGGCCGAAGGCGACCCAAACACCGGCATCATCATCGGCGACGAAGCCATCATGGTGATCGACACGCAGGCCACGCCGGTCATGGCAGAAGATGTTATCCGCCGCATACGCGAAGTCAGCGACAAGCCCATCCGCTACATTCTGCTGTCCCACTACCACGCCGTGCGCGTGCTGGGCGCATCGGCCTATAACGCCCAGGAAATCCTGGCCAGCCGCGACACCTACGACTTGATCGTCGAACGCGGCGAGCAAGACAAAGCCAGCGAGATCGGCCGCTTCCCACGCCTGTTCCGCAATGTCGAGTCCATTCCGCCCGGCCTGACCTGGCCCACCATGACCTTCCAGGGACACATGACGGTGGATCTGGGCAATCTGGAAGTACACCTGATGCAGGTGGGCCGCGGCCACACCAAAGGCGACACCATTGCCTGGCTGCCCGAACAGCGCATTCTGTTCGCCGGCGACCTGGTGGAGTATCAATCCACCCCCTATGCAGGCGACTGCTATTACCGCGAATGGCCACGCACGCTGGATCGTCTGGCCGAATTCAAGGCCGAGAAAATGGTGCCCGGTCGCGGCCCCGCCCTGAAAAATGCCACCGAAGTGCGTCAGGCCCTGGCCGGTACCCGTGCCTTCCTGACCGATCTGTATTCCTGCGTGTACCAAGGAGTCACGGCCGGCAAGGATCTCAAGACCATCTACCGCGAAACGTACGACTTCATGAAGCCACGCTATGCCGATTGGGTCATCTTCGACCACTGCATGCCGTTTGATGTGGCGCGCGCCTACGACGAGGTAAACGGCTACGACGATCCCCAGATCTGGACCGCCGAGCGCGATCTGGAAATGTGGAAACAACTCGAAGGCCAATAA
- a CDS encoding FAD-dependent oxidoreductase codes for MGDINYQTLELAQAARPDTHTRHEIVVVGAGPVGLTLALDLAAKGRRVLILDEDTGLSKGSRAICFAKRTLDIWDRLGVGQRMMDKGVSWNVGKVFFRDQEVWSFNLRPEEGHQRPAFINLQQYYCEGYLYEAVRDHPLIELRSGHKVASLRNAPDSVQLNVQTSQGDYTLEAGWLLACDGSRSSIRRELGQASSGRIFKDRFLIADVRMQADFPAERWFWFDPPFHPNQSVLLHSQPDNVWRIDFQLGWDADPVEAVKPENVLPRIRALLGADTPFELEWVSIYTFACERMEHFRHGRVLFAGDSAHRVSPFGARGANSGVQDADNLAWKLDLVLRAKAPESLLDSYAQEREPAADENLRHSSRSTDFITPKSEISRLFRDAVLILARRHAFARNLVNSGRLSLPSAYLDSTLNTPDQDAFAPHAPAPGTCVADAPIQRQGRDTWWLPQLGPAFTLVEFACEPQSTDPKLTELVEQGLLTRLRIWPAGTSQEQAGIDPVDTQDLLRQRYDATPGSAYLIRPDQHLCARWRTLDGNAVQQALHRACGHPLETAQCLH; via the coding sequence ATGGGAGACATCAACTACCAAACCCTGGAACTGGCGCAGGCAGCGCGGCCCGACACACATACACGACACGAGATCGTAGTGGTCGGTGCCGGCCCGGTGGGACTGACTCTGGCGCTGGACCTGGCCGCCAAAGGCCGCCGCGTCCTGATCCTGGACGAAGACACCGGACTGTCAAAGGGTTCGCGCGCCATCTGCTTTGCCAAGCGCACGCTGGATATCTGGGACCGGCTGGGCGTGGGCCAGCGCATGATGGACAAAGGCGTATCCTGGAACGTGGGCAAGGTCTTTTTCCGCGACCAGGAAGTCTGGAGCTTTAATCTGCGCCCCGAGGAAGGTCACCAACGACCGGCTTTCATCAATCTGCAGCAATACTATTGCGAAGGCTATCTGTATGAAGCCGTGCGCGATCACCCCTTGATCGAGCTGCGCTCGGGCCACAAGGTGGCCAGTCTGCGCAATGCCCCCGACAGCGTGCAGCTGAATGTGCAAACCAGTCAGGGCGACTACACCCTGGAGGCCGGCTGGCTGCTGGCGTGCGATGGCTCCCGCTCCAGCATACGGCGCGAACTGGGGCAGGCCAGCAGCGGTCGTATCTTCAAGGACCGCTTCCTGATCGCCGATGTGCGCATGCAGGCCGATTTTCCGGCCGAACGCTGGTTCTGGTTCGACCCGCCCTTTCATCCGAATCAATCTGTACTGCTGCACAGTCAGCCGGACAATGTCTGGCGCATCGACTTTCAACTGGGTTGGGATGCCGATCCGGTGGAAGCGGTCAAACCGGAAAACGTCCTGCCGCGCATCCGCGCGCTGCTGGGGGCCGACACGCCCTTCGAGCTGGAATGGGTCAGCATCTACACCTTTGCCTGCGAACGCATGGAGCACTTTCGCCACGGCCGCGTCCTGTTCGCCGGTGATTCGGCCCATCGGGTCTCGCCTTTTGGTGCCCGAGGTGCCAATAGCGGAGTACAAGATGCCGACAATCTGGCCTGGAAGCTGGATCTGGTGCTCCGGGCCAAGGCCCCGGAGAGCCTGCTGGACAGCTACGCACAAGAACGTGAGCCGGCCGCCGACGAGAACCTGCGTCACTCCAGCCGATCGACGGACTTCATTACCCCAAAAAGCGAGATCAGCCGACTGTTCCGCGACGCCGTGCTGATTCTGGCACGCCGCCATGCCTTTGCTCGTAACCTGGTCAACAGCGGCCGCCTTTCTCTGCCCAGCGCCTATCTGGACAGCACGCTGAATACGCCCGACCAGGACGCCTTCGCGCCCCATGCCCCCGCGCCAGGCACATGCGTAGCCGACGCCCCCATACAGAGACAAGGCCGCGATACGTGGTGGCTGCCACAACTGGGGCCGGCGTTCACGCTGGTGGAGTTTGCCTGCGAGCCGCAAAGCACAGACCCAAAGCTGACCGAATTGGTCGAACAGGGCCTGCTGACCCGCTTGCGCATATGGCCGGCAGGAACCAGTCAGGAGCAAGCCGGCATCGATCCCGTGGACACACAGGATCTGCTGCGGCAGCGCTATGACGCCACCCCCGGCAGCGCCTACCTGATCCGCCCCGACCAGCACCTGTGTGCCCGCTGGCGCACGCTGGACGGTAATGCCGTCCAGCAGGCCCTGCACCGTGCCTGCGGCCATCCCCTGGAGACTGCACAATGCCTGCACTAA
- a CDS encoding DUF2783 domain-containing protein, with the protein MPALNTTRPMDRADDFYELLINAHQGLSTAQSHAMNASLVLLLCNHIDSLEIVAQALEAARQASQEQTA; encoded by the coding sequence ATGCCTGCACTAAACACCACTCGCCCTATGGACAGAGCCGACGATTTTTATGAGCTGCTGATCAACGCCCATCAGGGACTGAGCACCGCCCAAAGCCATGCGATGAATGCATCTCTAGTCCTATTGCTGTGCAATCATATTGATTCGCTGGAGATTGTCGCCCAAGCCCTGGAAGCAGCGCGACAAGCCAGCCAGGAACAAACCGCCTGA
- the hmgA gene encoding homogentisate 1,2-dioxygenase: MNSLNYQIGFGNAFATEALPGALPLGRNSPQRCPYGLYAEQLSGTAFTAPRAENRRSWLYRIRPSAQQGPFTAFGGAPHWTEDFGQGPANPNRLRWNPMPLPATPTDFLAGVHTWAGNGSSGEQSGIGIQLYAINQSMGRRVFYNADAEMLFVPEQGRLRLVSELGIMDIEPCEIAVMPRGVRFKVELLDDAARGYLLENFGAPLRLPELGPIGSNGLANARDFKTPVAWYEDLSEPHELVAKFTGGFWVAQLAHSPLDVVAWHGTHAPYKYDLRDFNVIGSISYDHPDPCIFTVLTSPSDTPGTANLDFAIFPPRILAMENTFRPPWFHRNFASEFMGLIQGVYDAKADGFAPGGSSLHNCMSPHGPDAGTFDKASQADLSQADYLRNTMAFMFETRKVIRPTRQALDSNGLQANYDAVWDGLEKHFSTEHKA; the protein is encoded by the coding sequence ATGAACTCCTTGAACTACCAGATCGGATTTGGCAATGCCTTTGCCACCGAAGCCTTGCCCGGCGCACTGCCGCTGGGGCGCAATTCGCCCCAGCGCTGCCCCTACGGCCTGTATGCCGAACAACTGTCAGGCACGGCCTTCACCGCCCCGCGCGCGGAAAACCGCCGCTCTTGGCTGTACCGCATCCGCCCCAGTGCCCAGCAAGGCCCCTTTACTGCCTTTGGTGGTGCCCCCCACTGGACCGAGGACTTCGGCCAAGGTCCGGCCAACCCCAACCGGCTGCGCTGGAACCCCATGCCGCTGCCGGCCACACCCACGGATTTTTTGGCCGGCGTTCATACCTGGGCAGGCAATGGCAGCAGCGGCGAACAAAGCGGCATAGGCATACAGTTGTACGCCATCAACCAGTCGATGGGACGGCGCGTGTTCTACAACGCGGATGCGGAAATGCTGTTCGTGCCTGAACAAGGCCGTCTGCGCCTGGTCAGCGAGCTGGGCATCATGGACATAGAGCCGTGCGAGATTGCCGTCATGCCGCGTGGGGTACGTTTCAAGGTCGAACTGCTGGACGATGCCGCGCGCGGCTATCTGCTGGAGAACTTCGGTGCCCCCCTGCGCCTGCCCGAACTCGGCCCGATTGGCTCGAACGGGCTGGCCAATGCGCGCGATTTCAAAACACCGGTTGCCTGGTACGAAGACCTGAGCGAACCGCACGAACTGGTGGCCAAGTTCACGGGCGGCTTCTGGGTGGCCCAACTGGCCCATTCGCCGCTGGATGTCGTGGCCTGGCACGGCACACATGCCCCTTACAAATATGATCTGCGTGACTTCAACGTCATCGGCTCGATCAGCTACGACCACCCCGATCCGTGCATTTTCACCGTGCTGACCTCGCCCTCGGACACGCCCGGCACCGCCAATCTGGACTTCGCCATTTTCCCGCCCCGCATTCTGGCCATGGAAAACACCTTCCGTCCGCCCTGGTTCCATCGCAATTTCGCCAGCGAGTTCATGGGTCTTATCCAAGGGGTGTACGATGCCAAGGCCGACGGCTTTGCACCGGGAGGCTCCAGCCTGCACAATTGCATGAGTCCACACGGACCCGATGCCGGCACCTTCGACAAAGCCAGCCAGGCGGACCTGAGCCAGGCCGACTATCTGCGCAACACCATGGCATTCATGTTCGAGACGCGCAAAGTCATCCGGCCTACTCGCCAGGCGCTCGACAGCAACGGGCTGCAGGCCAACTACGACGCCGTCTGGGACGGACTGGAAAAACACTTTTCTACGGAACACAAGGCATGA
- the fahA gene encoding fumarylacetoacetase: MTSTFLNDTHDPALQSWVPGANEADNGFPIQNLPFAVARRRDSQEDFRVMVGIGPYALDLGLLACETPWHGKAAHALAACAHPALNPLMALGQDYWSALRAALSQDLRSGSSAESRLRALLIERDHLEYALPMQIGDYTDFYISIHHATAVGKQFRPDAPLLPNYKWVPIGYHGRASSIGVSGQQFPRPLGQTRPPEGQDQPGFGPCQRLDFELEMGIVIGQGNPAGHRIPIGQAQQHVFGLCLLNDWSARDLQAWEYQPLGPFLAKNFASTISPWIVTLEALAPFRRGFSRPETDPQPLPYLQDADNQQSGVLDVELEVYLSTEQSRHQGQPAALLSRSNFKEAYWTVSQLVAHHTVNGCNLQTGDLLGTGTLSGPGKGQEGSLLEMNQGGKNPIELPWGEQRTFLLDQDEIILKARCRKEGYPTLSFGECAGRVLPALV, from the coding sequence ATGACAAGCACTTTCCTGAATGACACCCACGACCCGGCGCTACAAAGCTGGGTGCCAGGCGCCAACGAGGCGGACAACGGCTTTCCTATCCAGAATCTGCCCTTTGCCGTGGCGCGCCGCCGGGATAGTCAGGAAGACTTCCGCGTCATGGTCGGCATAGGCCCTTACGCGCTGGACCTGGGCCTGCTGGCCTGCGAAACCCCTTGGCACGGCAAGGCAGCGCACGCCCTGGCGGCCTGCGCCCATCCGGCCCTTAACCCCTTGATGGCACTGGGTCAGGACTACTGGAGCGCGCTGCGCGCCGCCTTGTCGCAAGACCTGCGCAGCGGCTCGTCCGCCGAGTCGCGCCTGCGTGCACTGCTGATCGAACGCGATCATCTGGAATATGCACTGCCCATGCAGATCGGCGACTACACCGATTTCTACATTTCCATTCACCACGCCACCGCTGTGGGCAAGCAGTTCCGCCCTGATGCGCCCTTGCTGCCCAACTACAAATGGGTTCCCATCGGCTATCATGGCCGCGCTTCCAGCATAGGCGTGTCGGGCCAGCAATTCCCTCGCCCACTGGGCCAGACCCGCCCGCCCGAAGGCCAGGATCAACCCGGCTTCGGACCTTGCCAGCGCCTGGACTTCGAGCTGGAAATGGGGATTGTCATCGGCCAGGGCAATCCTGCCGGTCACCGTATCCCCATCGGCCAGGCCCAGCAGCATGTATTTGGCCTGTGCTTATTGAACGATTGGTCGGCACGCGACCTGCAGGCCTGGGAGTACCAACCACTGGGCCCCTTTCTGGCCAAGAACTTTGCATCCACGATTTCGCCCTGGATCGTCACCCTGGAAGCGCTGGCCCCCTTCCGACGCGGGTTCAGCCGCCCGGAAACCGATCCACAGCCGCTGCCTTATTTGCAGGACGCAGACAATCAACAAAGCGGGGTGCTGGATGTGGAACTGGAGGTCTACCTGAGCACGGAGCAATCGCGCCACCAGGGACAGCCTGCCGCTCTGCTCTCGCGCAGCAACTTCAAGGAAGCATACTGGACGGTTTCTCAACTGGTGGCCCACCATACCGTCAATGGCTGCAATCTGCAGACCGGCGACCTGCTGGGTACTGGCACGCTGTCTGGCCCCGGCAAAGGCCAGGAAGGGTCGCTGCTGGAAATGAACCAAGGCGGCAAGAACCCGATCGAGCTACCCTGGGGAGAACAACGCACTTTCCTGCTGGATCAGGACGAAATCATCCTGAAGGCACGGTGCCGTAAAGAAGGCTACCCCACACTGTCGTTCGGTGAATGCGCAGGACGGGTGCTGCCCGCCCTGGTTTAA
- a CDS encoding phosphatase PAP2 family protein, whose protein sequence is MRWSVALFAALAVAAGFLMGSGPDLALSQYFYDAQAQTFPWQHQPAIDFFGRRLVWFVPFGGAALLVLVAWRQPAHSQRRLAWSGAALFMGSGPLLAGVFKHLTAMPRPLVLDQFNGPMAMPADFWAHSLAEAGNALPSAHAASGYALLALFFVGVLLGRKALAWTGLVLGLCAGLGFGLLRVMQGYHFLSQVLASAALLGLYGCVLFSVLHGWARRRSLIY, encoded by the coding sequence ATGCGTTGGAGTGTCGCGTTGTTTGCGGCCCTGGCCGTGGCGGCGGGCTTCTTGATGGGGTCCGGTCCGGATCTGGCCTTGAGCCAGTATTTCTATGATGCGCAGGCGCAGACGTTCCCCTGGCAGCATCAGCCTGCGATTGATTTTTTTGGGCGCAGGCTGGTCTGGTTTGTGCCTTTTGGCGGGGCGGCGCTGCTGGTTTTGGTGGCCTGGCGTCAACCAGCGCATTCGCAGCGGCGTCTGGCATGGTCGGGGGCGGCGCTGTTCATGGGAAGCGGCCCCTTGTTAGCCGGTGTGTTCAAGCACCTGACCGCCATGCCGCGCCCCTTGGTTCTGGATCAGTTCAATGGGCCTATGGCCATGCCGGCCGATTTTTGGGCGCATTCGCTGGCGGAGGCGGGCAATGCCTTGCCCAGCGCCCATGCGGCATCTGGCTATGCGCTATTGGCGCTGTTTTTCGTGGGTGTTCTGTTGGGCCGCAAGGCACTGGCCTGGACAGGGCTGGTGCTGGGGCTGTGCGCGGGTTTAGGTTTTGGTTTGCTGCGCGTTATGCAGGGCTACCATTTTTTGAGCCAGGTACTGGCATCGGCCGCCCTGTTGGGGCTGTATGGCTGTGTCTTGTTTTCTGTCCTGCATGGCTGGGCGCGTCGCAGGAGTCTGATTTATTAA